One region of Drosophila subobscura isolate 14011-0131.10 chromosome J, UCBerk_Dsub_1.0, whole genome shotgun sequence genomic DNA includes:
- the LOC117893602 gene encoding facilitated trehalose transporter Tret1 isoform X3, which translates to MVHASTENKSRKLPQYVAALAAAGGAFAAGTVLGWTSPAQTEIVVDGEGYDFPVSGTQFSWVGSSMNLGAAFVCIPIGFLISMIGRKLTMLMLVLPFLVGWAMLIWAPSVGFLYASRFILGLAGGAFCVTAPMYTGEIAQKDIRGTLGSFFQLMITMGILFVYAVGAGVNVFWLSVICGIIPIVFGVIFFFMPESPTYLVAKGRSESAVKSIQWLRGKEYDYAPELEELHETDREIRENKVNVLAALNRPVTRKALAISLGLMFFQQLCGINAVIFYSSKIFLDANTGIGSQWATIMIGIMQVVATFVSTLVVDKLGRRILLLASGSVMALSTTAIGVYFFLQDQDSTKVENLGWLPVASLCIFILMFSIGYGPVPWLMMGELFATDIKGFAGSLAGTTNWLLAFVVTKTFDDLNKGLGNGGTFWLFAGLTVLGVFFVFFAVPETKGKSLNEIQQELAGNSTTTATTQAVNGAEK; encoded by the exons ATGGTGCACGCCTCCACCGAGAACAAGTCCAGGAAGCTGCCGCAGTATGTGGCcgctctggcagcagctggcggtgCCTTCGCCGCCGGTACCGTACTGGGCTGGACATCGCCCGCCCAAACGGAGATCGTGGTCGATGGCGAGGGCTATGACTTCCCCGTCAGCGGCACCCAGTTCTCGTGGGTGGGCTCCAGCATGAATCTGGGCGCTGCCTTTGTGTGCATTCCGATTGGTTTCCTCATCAGCATGATTGGACGCAAGCtgacgatgctgatgctggtccTGCCCTTCCTTGTCGGCTGGGCCATGCTCATTTGGGCCCCATCTGTTGGCTTCCTGTATGCCTCTCGCTTCATTCTGGGTCTGGCCGGCGGTGCCTTCTGTGTGACTGCTCCGATGTACACAGGAGAGATTGCCCAAAAGGATATACGCGGCACGCTTGGCAGCTTCTTTCAACTGATGATCACCATGGGTATCCTGTTCGTATATGCCGTCGGAGCCGGTGTCAATGTCTTCTGGCTGAGCGTCATTTGCGGCATTATACCCATTGTCTTTGGCGTCATCTTCTTCTTCATGCCGGAATCTCCCACATACTTG GTGGCAAAAGGTCGTTCGGAAAGCGCCGTCAAGTCCATTCAGTGGCTGCGTGGCAAGGAATACGACTACGCACCGGAGTTGGAGGAGCTGCATGAGACCGATCGGGAGATACGCGAGAACAAGGTGAACGTTTTGGCAGCCCTCAATCGTCCGGTGACCCGCAAGGCTTTGGCCATCAGTCTGGGCCTGATGTTCTTCCAGCAATTGTGCGGAATTAATGCTGTCATCTTCTACTCCTCAAAGATCTTTTTG gATGCAAACACCGGCATTGGCTCTCAATGGGCTACGATCATGATTGGCATCATGCAGGTGGTGGCCACATTTGTCTCCACTTTGGTGGTGGACAAGCTGGGACGTcgcattctgctgctggcctctgGCTCTGTGATGGCCCTCTCCACCACCGCCATTGGTGTGTACTTCTTTCTGCAGGACCAGGATAGCACCAAGGTTGAGAATCTGGGCTGGCTGCCAGTGGCCAGTTTGTGCATTTTCATTCTGATGTTCTCCATTGGCTACGGACCGGTGCCCTGGCTGATGATGGGCGAGCTGTTTGCCACCGACATCAAGGGTTTCGCTGGATCCCTTGCTGGCACCACCAACTGGCTGCTGGCCTTTGTGGTCACCAAGACATTCGATGATTTGAACAAGGGTCTGGGCAATGGCGGCACATTTTGGCTCTTCGCTGGCCTCACCGTGCTCGGGGTCTTCTTTGTGTTCTTTGCCGTGCCCGAGACGAAGGGCAAGAGTCTGAACGAGATCCAGCAGGAGTTAGCTGgcaacagcaccaccaccgccaccactcAGGCGGTGAATGGTGCGGAAAAGTAA
- the LOC117893602 gene encoding facilitated trehalose transporter Tret1-2 homolog isoform X1 has protein sequence MSTASSSNSSAGAEEAARKPGSSNEESSHLLEAAENGAKYGSRQAVKIIKANDNGSTTPHDQENLLGNMVHASTENKSRKLPQYVAALAAAGGAFAAGTVLGWTSPAQTEIVVDGEGYDFPVSGTQFSWVGSSMNLGAAFVCIPIGFLISMIGRKLTMLMLVLPFLVGWAMLIWAPSVGFLYASRFILGLAGGAFCVTAPMYTGEIAQKDIRGTLGSFFQLMITMGILFVYAVGAGVNVFWLSVICGIIPIVFGVIFFFMPESPTYLVAKGRSESAVKSIQWLRGKEYDYAPELEELHETDREIRENKVNVLAALNRPVTRKALAISLGLMFFQQLCGINAVIFYSSKIFLDANTGIGSQWATIMIGIMQVVATFVSTLVVDKLGRRILLLASGSVMALSTTAIGVYFFLQDQDSTKVENLGWLPVASLCIFILMFSIGYGPVPWLMMGELFATDIKGFAGSLAGTTNWLLAFVVTKTFDDLNKGLGNGGTFWLFAGLTVLGVFFVFFAVPETKGKSLNEIQQELAGNSTTTATTQAVNGAEK, from the exons ATGTCAACAGCCTCGTCGAGCAACTCCAGTGCTGGGGCAGAGGAGGCCGCAAGGAAgcccggcagcagcaatgaggAGAGCTCCCACCTGCTGGAGGCCGCCGAGAATGGGGCCAAATATGGCTCCCGCCAAGCGGTAAAAATCATCAAAGCCAATGACAATGGCTCCACCACACCCCAT GATCAGGAGAATCTACTCGGCAACATGGTGCACGCCTCCACCGAGAACAAGTCCAGGAAGCTGCCGCAGTATGTGGCcgctctggcagcagctggcggtgCCTTCGCCGCCGGTACCGTACTGGGCTGGACATCGCCCGCCCAAACGGAGATCGTGGTCGATGGCGAGGGCTATGACTTCCCCGTCAGCGGCACCCAGTTCTCGTGGGTGGGCTCCAGCATGAATCTGGGCGCTGCCTTTGTGTGCATTCCGATTGGTTTCCTCATCAGCATGATTGGACGCAAGCtgacgatgctgatgctggtccTGCCCTTCCTTGTCGGCTGGGCCATGCTCATTTGGGCCCCATCTGTTGGCTTCCTGTATGCCTCTCGCTTCATTCTGGGTCTGGCCGGCGGTGCCTTCTGTGTGACTGCTCCGATGTACACAGGAGAGATTGCCCAAAAGGATATACGCGGCACGCTTGGCAGCTTCTTTCAACTGATGATCACCATGGGTATCCTGTTCGTATATGCCGTCGGAGCCGGTGTCAATGTCTTCTGGCTGAGCGTCATTTGCGGCATTATACCCATTGTCTTTGGCGTCATCTTCTTCTTCATGCCGGAATCTCCCACATACTTG GTGGCAAAAGGTCGTTCGGAAAGCGCCGTCAAGTCCATTCAGTGGCTGCGTGGCAAGGAATACGACTACGCACCGGAGTTGGAGGAGCTGCATGAGACCGATCGGGAGATACGCGAGAACAAGGTGAACGTTTTGGCAGCCCTCAATCGTCCGGTGACCCGCAAGGCTTTGGCCATCAGTCTGGGCCTGATGTTCTTCCAGCAATTGTGCGGAATTAATGCTGTCATCTTCTACTCCTCAAAGATCTTTTTG gATGCAAACACCGGCATTGGCTCTCAATGGGCTACGATCATGATTGGCATCATGCAGGTGGTGGCCACATTTGTCTCCACTTTGGTGGTGGACAAGCTGGGACGTcgcattctgctgctggcctctgGCTCTGTGATGGCCCTCTCCACCACCGCCATTGGTGTGTACTTCTTTCTGCAGGACCAGGATAGCACCAAGGTTGAGAATCTGGGCTGGCTGCCAGTGGCCAGTTTGTGCATTTTCATTCTGATGTTCTCCATTGGCTACGGACCGGTGCCCTGGCTGATGATGGGCGAGCTGTTTGCCACCGACATCAAGGGTTTCGCTGGATCCCTTGCTGGCACCACCAACTGGCTGCTGGCCTTTGTGGTCACCAAGACATTCGATGATTTGAACAAGGGTCTGGGCAATGGCGGCACATTTTGGCTCTTCGCTGGCCTCACCGTGCTCGGGGTCTTCTTTGTGTTCTTTGCCGTGCCCGAGACGAAGGGCAAGAGTCTGAACGAGATCCAGCAGGAGTTAGCTGgcaacagcaccaccaccgccaccactcAGGCGGTGAATGGTGCGGAAAAGTAA
- the LOC117893602 gene encoding facilitated trehalose transporter Tret1-2 homolog isoform X2 gives MSTASSSNSSAGAEEAARKPGSSNEESSHLLEAAENGAKYGSRQADQENLLGNMVHASTENKSRKLPQYVAALAAAGGAFAAGTVLGWTSPAQTEIVVDGEGYDFPVSGTQFSWVGSSMNLGAAFVCIPIGFLISMIGRKLTMLMLVLPFLVGWAMLIWAPSVGFLYASRFILGLAGGAFCVTAPMYTGEIAQKDIRGTLGSFFQLMITMGILFVYAVGAGVNVFWLSVICGIIPIVFGVIFFFMPESPTYLVAKGRSESAVKSIQWLRGKEYDYAPELEELHETDREIRENKVNVLAALNRPVTRKALAISLGLMFFQQLCGINAVIFYSSKIFLDANTGIGSQWATIMIGIMQVVATFVSTLVVDKLGRRILLLASGSVMALSTTAIGVYFFLQDQDSTKVENLGWLPVASLCIFILMFSIGYGPVPWLMMGELFATDIKGFAGSLAGTTNWLLAFVVTKTFDDLNKGLGNGGTFWLFAGLTVLGVFFVFFAVPETKGKSLNEIQQELAGNSTTTATTQAVNGAEK, from the exons ATGTCAACAGCCTCGTCGAGCAACTCCAGTGCTGGGGCAGAGGAGGCCGCAAGGAAgcccggcagcagcaatgaggAGAGCTCCCACCTGCTGGAGGCCGCCGAGAATGGGGCCAAATATGGCTCCCGCCAAGCG GATCAGGAGAATCTACTCGGCAACATGGTGCACGCCTCCACCGAGAACAAGTCCAGGAAGCTGCCGCAGTATGTGGCcgctctggcagcagctggcggtgCCTTCGCCGCCGGTACCGTACTGGGCTGGACATCGCCCGCCCAAACGGAGATCGTGGTCGATGGCGAGGGCTATGACTTCCCCGTCAGCGGCACCCAGTTCTCGTGGGTGGGCTCCAGCATGAATCTGGGCGCTGCCTTTGTGTGCATTCCGATTGGTTTCCTCATCAGCATGATTGGACGCAAGCtgacgatgctgatgctggtccTGCCCTTCCTTGTCGGCTGGGCCATGCTCATTTGGGCCCCATCTGTTGGCTTCCTGTATGCCTCTCGCTTCATTCTGGGTCTGGCCGGCGGTGCCTTCTGTGTGACTGCTCCGATGTACACAGGAGAGATTGCCCAAAAGGATATACGCGGCACGCTTGGCAGCTTCTTTCAACTGATGATCACCATGGGTATCCTGTTCGTATATGCCGTCGGAGCCGGTGTCAATGTCTTCTGGCTGAGCGTCATTTGCGGCATTATACCCATTGTCTTTGGCGTCATCTTCTTCTTCATGCCGGAATCTCCCACATACTTG GTGGCAAAAGGTCGTTCGGAAAGCGCCGTCAAGTCCATTCAGTGGCTGCGTGGCAAGGAATACGACTACGCACCGGAGTTGGAGGAGCTGCATGAGACCGATCGGGAGATACGCGAGAACAAGGTGAACGTTTTGGCAGCCCTCAATCGTCCGGTGACCCGCAAGGCTTTGGCCATCAGTCTGGGCCTGATGTTCTTCCAGCAATTGTGCGGAATTAATGCTGTCATCTTCTACTCCTCAAAGATCTTTTTG gATGCAAACACCGGCATTGGCTCTCAATGGGCTACGATCATGATTGGCATCATGCAGGTGGTGGCCACATTTGTCTCCACTTTGGTGGTGGACAAGCTGGGACGTcgcattctgctgctggcctctgGCTCTGTGATGGCCCTCTCCACCACCGCCATTGGTGTGTACTTCTTTCTGCAGGACCAGGATAGCACCAAGGTTGAGAATCTGGGCTGGCTGCCAGTGGCCAGTTTGTGCATTTTCATTCTGATGTTCTCCATTGGCTACGGACCGGTGCCCTGGCTGATGATGGGCGAGCTGTTTGCCACCGACATCAAGGGTTTCGCTGGATCCCTTGCTGGCACCACCAACTGGCTGCTGGCCTTTGTGGTCACCAAGACATTCGATGATTTGAACAAGGGTCTGGGCAATGGCGGCACATTTTGGCTCTTCGCTGGCCTCACCGTGCTCGGGGTCTTCTTTGTGTTCTTTGCCGTGCCCGAGACGAAGGGCAAGAGTCTGAACGAGATCCAGCAGGAGTTAGCTGgcaacagcaccaccaccgccaccactcAGGCGGTGAATGGTGCGGAAAAGTAA